The following coding sequences lie in one Monomorium pharaonis isolate MP-MQ-018 chromosome 1, ASM1337386v2, whole genome shotgun sequence genomic window:
- the LOC105840356 gene encoding LOW QUALITY PROTEIN: putative nuclease HARBI1 (The sequence of the model RefSeq protein was modified relative to this genomic sequence to represent the inferred CDS: deleted 2 bases in 1 codon), giving the protein MEQYVVFDASSDEEDFILPPAPLYEQPVRDEENDIYDELQILHPVFGRLQRIQHVKILNYVKNIVNNYDNIDFIMHFRLSREKTYELINKFRISEIFISLQDDAGRSNITAEKHILCFLWFVGHESASYRDVADRFGITISTLYHIIIRVTDFIMLLAPNVIKYPTLAEKEETATFYRERKGFPGIIGAIDGSHIRIDKPIEDPESYVNRKQYFSLHIQGTVNHKMQFIDVFIGYPGSVHDARVFKNSPLRNNLRELCADNYILLGDSAYPCLKELIVPYRDNGHLSRAQRIFNQKLSSCRVIIENAFGCLKQRFRQLYHFKLRDIVRMVRVIHACCVLHNMTSLEDLQYLEEPINDQYPDMGAQNLYINIDETVRDHDTGVHIRNELCHLLSINNNE; this is encoded by the exons ATGGAGCAATACGTGGTTTTTGACGCTTCCTCAGATGAAGAAGATTTTATTCTTCCTCCAGCACCATTATATGAACAACCTGTCAGGGACGAAGAAAATGATA tttatgaCGAGTTACAAATACTACATCCAGTTTTTGGACGACTTCAAAGGATACagcatgtaaaaatattgaattatgtaaaaaatattgttaacaaTTATgacaatattgattttattatgcaCTTTCGTTTGTCAAGGGAAAAAACAtacgaattaataaataaatttagaatatctgaaatatttatttctttgcaAG atgaTGCTGGGCGATCTAATATAACAGCAGAGAAACATATATTGTGTTTCCTATGGTTCGTAGGTCATGAAAGTGCTTCTTATCGCGATGTAGCTGACCGATTTGGAATAACAATAAGTACTTTGTACCACATAATAATTAGAGTAAcagattttataatgttactagcaccaaatgttattaaataccCAACTTTagcagaaaaagaagaaactgcaacattttatagagaaagaaaaggattTCCTGGTATAATCG GTGCTATTGATGGTTCGCATATTAGAATTGATAAACCAATAGAAGATCCAGAATCATACGTCAAccgaaaacaatatttttctttgcataTTCAAGGAACAGTGAATCATAAAATGCAGTTTATTGATGTTTTCATAGGATATCCTGGTTCTGTTCACGATGCACGAGTTTTTAAGAATTCACCATTGCGTAACAATCTACGTGAATTGTGTGCAG ATAACTATATTTTGCTTGGAGATAGCGCATATCCATGTTTGAAAGAATTAATTGTACCGTACAGAGACAATGGACATTTGTCACGTGcacaaagaatttttaatcaaaaactAAGTTCCTGTAGggtaattattgaaaatgctTTTGGATGTCTAAAACAACGTTTTCGACAActatatcattttaaattacgTGATATAGTACGCATGGTACGTGTAATACATGCGTGTTGCGTACTTCATAAT ATGACAAGTTTAGAAGATTTACAATATCTTGAAGAACCTATAAATGATCAGTATCCTGATATGGGAGCACaaaacttatatattaatattgatgaaaCAGTACGAGACCATGATACTGGAGTACATATCCGAAATGAATTATgtcatttattatcaataaataataatgaataa